A window of Desulfobulbus oralis genomic DNA:
GATCCGGAGGTGCTGATCATCACACCGGCAGGTTCGGGCAGCGAGGGTTCCTACACGGCAGAGTTCATTGCCTCCCTGATCAGGCTGCCGGGCGCGCGCTTTGTCATCGGCCGCACCAGAGACATCGCCACCGACCTCGGCCTGCAGGGGCCATCCGGCGGCAAAAGCGTGCAGATGGAGCCCTGCGCGCCGGGCGAGCCCCTTTTGGAGCATTACCAGGTGGCGCCGCCCAGGGACGGCGCGGAACCGGAGCTGGTCCTGAGCGCCAGGGCCGCGCAGGCTCTGGGGGTCAGGGTGGGCGGCAGGGTCACGGCCAATCTGGGGCGCCGCACGCCGGAGGGCCGGCTGGAATCGACCACGCTGCGCTTTCACGTCAGCGCGGTGCTGCCGGAGCAGGTCTCCGGCCGGAATCTGGGCTTGCTGCCGCTGCAGGTGCTGGAGGACATTCAGGATTACCGGGACTACATCGAGGTGCCCAGACGGGCCGCGCAGGGTTTCAGCGGCCGGCCGCGGCCAGCGGGCGAGCGCCGCTATTCCTCCTTCCGCCTCTATGCCCAGGACCTGGATGCGGTGGAAAATCTGGCCTCGGCCCTCAGTGCCCAGGGCATAGAGGCCCGTACCCGGGCCAGGGAAATTGCCGGCATCCGGCGGCTGGCCGCGGCCATCACCAGCGTCATCCTGATCATTTCGCTGGCTGTGGGTACAGGCTTTGCCGCCTTCACGCTGAGTTCGGTGCAGGGCGCGGTGCGGCGCAAGGACAGGATGCTCGGCATGCTGCGGCTCCTGGGTTTTCCGCGGGCAGCCCTCCTGCTCTTTCCGCTCAGCCAGGCGCTTCTGACCGCGGTTTCAGGCATTATGGCCTCGGGCTGCCTCTACCTGCCGGTGAGCTACGGCATAGACCGGCTCTTTGCCGTCCAGAGCGGCAATGCGGCCCTGTGCCGCCTCTCCCCTGCCGAAATGCTGGCCGCAACCGGCATCGTGGTGCTGCTCGCCATCCTGGCAGCCGCCAGGGCTTCATGGCAGGCGGCCTCCATTGAGCCCTCGGCCGTGATCCGGGAAATCTGAGCCGACAAGCGGACATAGTAGATTCTCATTCCAAATGCACCACTTGGTAGGGGCATGAAAAGTTAAAAGGACAAGGCGGGATTCTGGTAGAGTTGGCAGCACCAACAACCACTCAGCCAGAAGGAGCCCGCCATGTCCCATAGCCATCTTACTCTGGAAGAACGCATCAGGATCGAACTCTTTGTGTCCATGGGCCTGAGCTGCCGGGAAATGGCCAGACGCCTGGGCAGGAGTCACAGCACGCTTTCCCGAGAGCTGCGCCGCAACTCCAGGTCTGCAAAAAGAGGCTATTGTGCGCAGAGCGCAGAGCGGCGTGCCCGGAAAAGACGAAAGAGAGCAAGGCATTACCGCTGTATGAATCGGCCCGGATTGCTCGCCTGGGTCGATGAAAAGTTACGCGCCAACTGGTCTCCCGAACAGATTGCGGGCCGCATCCGTCTGGAGTATCCAGAGGATCAAAGCATGCGTATCAGTACAGAGACTATCTACCGCTGGGTTTATGCAGCGGCACAATTCGGCGATACCAGCTACAGCCATTTACGCCGCGCCCACAAAGGCCGGAGGCGGCAAGCCAGGTATGGCCAGGGCCGGCGCCTGTTTCCCGGGCGTATCGATATCAGCGAGCGGCCGGGGATTGTGGAATTCAGAACCCGCTTTGGTGACTGGGAAGCAGACCTTGTCTGCGCCTCCAAAGGAAAAGTGGCGCTGCTCAGCTGTACCGAACGCAAGAGCCGCTTTCTCCTGCTGGCCAGGGTCCAGGACAAGACAGCCGCGTCCTTCAATGCGGCACTCATTCCCTGCCTGCGTGCTGTGCCGCCAAAGCTGCGGCAGACCCTGGCGCTGGATAATGGTTCGGAAATGGCAGGCTTCAGGGCTCTGGAGGCAGCCACTGGCCTGCGCACGTATTTTTGTAAACCACATGCGCCGTGGCAGCGTGGGACGAACGAAAACGAGGGCGGGCTTTTGCGGCAGTATTTTCCCAGGGGCATCAGCTTTCACAAGATCACGGAAGCAATGGTCGTTAAGGCGGCAGAACAACTGAATAACCGGCCGCGCAAATGTTTACACTACCAGACTCCCGCTGAGGTTTTTAACCAGGAACTCACCGGTGCATTTGCAATTTGAATTCACCCCGGCTCGGGAAACGCAGATTGTTCTGCACCGTGCCGAGTTGGACCTGGGTCCTGCCAAAGGGCAGGGCGGTGGCCTGCCAGACCGCTGTGCCCTCTCCTGCAATCAGCCGCTGCGGCGTGCCCAGGTGATCGTTGATGTAGAAGTACAAGCCAGGCCGGAGTTCGTATTCCCGAAGCACCACAGGCTCCTGCCCCAGCCAGACATATTCCCTGAGCACGGTACCATTTTCGGAGATCTCCGCAAGCAGACGGTTCTCCAGATCATGGAGGTAATAGGTGGTGTTCGTACATGCGGTCTTGCGAATACGCCGGTTCTGACTGCCATAGCCGTAGCTGGATTGATTATTCAATGCTTAAAATTATGAATTTATCATATCTGATAGCGCTGATCATAACCGCGACTCAGATTCACCCCGCCCAGTCGCATGCCCGTGACCGGACCAAAGGGCAGATACCGGATAGCTGTGGCCAACTCGTGCTCGCCAAAACGAAGCCCGCTGATCCGG
This region includes:
- a CDS encoding ABC transporter permease, coding for MLNKVALAARLALQDWLHERTLSLCAVLALASMLAPLLVLQGVKNGVVGIMRERLLQDPEVLIITPAGSGSEGSYTAEFIASLIRLPGARFVIGRTRDIATDLGLQGPSGGKSVQMEPCAPGEPLLEHYQVAPPRDGAEPELVLSARAAQALGVRVGGRVTANLGRRTPEGRLESTTLRFHVSAVLPEQVSGRNLGLLPLQVLEDIQDYRDYIEVPRRAAQGFSGRPRPAGERRYSSFRLYAQDLDAVENLASALSAQGIEARTRAREIAGIRRLAAAITSVILIISLAVGTGFAAFTLSSVQGAVRRKDRMLGMLRLLGFPRAALLLFPLSQALLTAVSGIMASGCLYLPVSYGIDRLFAVQSGNAALCRLSPAEMLAATGIVVLLAILAAARASWQAASIEPSAVIREI
- a CDS encoding IS30 family transposase, producing MSHSHLTLEERIRIELFVSMGLSCREMARRLGRSHSTLSRELRRNSRSAKRGYCAQSAERRARKRRKRARHYRCMNRPGLLAWVDEKLRANWSPEQIAGRIRLEYPEDQSMRISTETIYRWVYAAAQFGDTSYSHLRRAHKGRRRQARYGQGRRLFPGRIDISERPGIVEFRTRFGDWEADLVCASKGKVALLSCTERKSRFLLLARVQDKTAASFNAALIPCLRAVPPKLRQTLALDNGSEMAGFRALEAATGLRTYFCKPHAPWQRGTNENEGGLLRQYFPRGISFHKITEAMVVKAAEQLNNRPRKCLHYQTPAEVFNQELTGAFAI
- a CDS encoding RHS domain-containing protein, which codes for MNNQSSYGYGSQNRRIRKTACTNTTYYLHDLENRLLAEISENGTVLREYVWLGQEPVVLREYELRPGLYFYINDHLGTPQRLIAGEGTAVWQATALPFGRTQVQLGTVQNNLRFPSRGEFKLQMHR